From a region of the Equus przewalskii isolate Varuska chromosome 2, EquPr2, whole genome shotgun sequence genome:
- the LOC103567869 gene encoding tripartite motif-containing protein 75-like gives MAVEAALAGLQAEANCPICLDYLRDPVTIECGHNFCRSCIQQSWEDRWDMFLCPVCRHPCQQRHFRSNAQLGRMIDVTKLLHITRNKKKRQEERRLCEKHNQVLTLFCEEDLEVLCALCTQPPDHQGHQVRPLEEAASHHRQRLSSYIEPLKKQVADVQKLISIQSKKPLELREKVQNQRRKLASEFEHLNRSIAREQEAVLARLAEEERDIHRKLSANITACSDHISTLRGLLKEVAERCAMSEVRLLTDIRSILHRCERLDPPAPYSIQLRKEGCSLPPQYSALRKIIQKFKEEVTLDPETAHPNLLVSEDKKAVTFVRKKQRVPRNPKRFTVDPVVLGSEGFDCGRHYWEVQVDDKPAWAVGVCTDSLSRKGKRPPSGHSRRWTIQLQNGDYVAQGAVPVPLVLKEKPRGVGIYLDCELGNISFYSLNDRSHVHSFTDTFSEVLKPYFCIGRDSQPVMVCAARDYEG, from the coding sequence ATGGCGGTCGAAGCAGCCCTGGCAGGACTCCAGGCAGAAGCCAACTGTCCCATCTGTCTGGATTATCTGAGAGACCCTGTCACAATCGAATGTGGCCACAACTTCTGTCGATCTTGCATCCAACAGTCCTGGGAAGACCGCTGGGACATGTTCCTTTGCCCCGTCTGCCGTCACCCGTGCCAACAGAGGCACTTCAGGAGCAACGCCCAGCTGGGAAGGATGATCGACGTCACCAAGCTCCTCCACATCACCAGGAACaagaagaagaggcaggaagagaggcgCTTGTGCGAGAAGCACAACCAGGTCCTGACCCTCTTCTGTGAGGAGGACCTGGAGGTGTTGTGTGCCCTGTGCACTCAGCCCCCTGACCACCAGGGCCACCAGGTGAGGCCCCTGGAGGAGGCTGCCTCTCATCACAGGCAGAGACTCAGCAGTTACATCGAGCCCCTGAAGAAGCAGGTGGCAGATGTTCAGAAATTAATAAGCATTCAAAGCAAAAAGCCCTTGGAACTGAGAGAGAAGGTGCAAAATCAGAGACGGAAATTAGCCTCTGAGTTTGAGCACCTGAACCGGTCTATAGCACGTGAGCAAGAGGCGGTTCTGGCAAGGCTGGCTGAGGAAGAGAGGGACATTCACCGGAAACTCAGTGCAAACATTACCGCATGTTCAGACCACATTTCCACCCTCAGAGGCCTACTGAAGGAGGTGGCAGAGAGGTGCGCGATGTCTGAGGTGAGACTGCTGACTGACATCAGGAGCATCCTCCACAGGTGCGAGCGCCTGGACCCCCCAGCTCCCTACTCGATCCAGTTAAGGAAAGAGGGGTGCAGCCTCCCTCCGCAGTATTCGGCTCTGCGgaaaattattcagaaatttAAAGAAGAAGTTACTCTGGATCCTGAAACAGCACATCCTAATCTGCTTGTCTCTGAGGACAAAAAGGCTGTGACATTTGTGAGGAAAAAGCAAAGAGTTCCTcgcaatccaaagagatttacaGTGGATCCAGTCGTCCTGGGTTCTGAAGGGTTCGACTGTGGCCGACATTACTGGGAGGTCCAGGTGGATGACAAGCCTGCGTGGGCCGTGGGGGTTTGTACAGATTCCCTTTCCAGAAAGGGAAAGCGGCCCCCTTCAGGACACAGCAGACGCTGGACAATTCAGCTGCAGAATGGTGACTATGTGGCACAAGGCGCTGTTCCTGTCCCTCTTGTGCTGAAGGAAAAGCCCAGAGGGGTTGGCATTTATCTGGACTGTGAGTTGGGTAA